The proteins below are encoded in one region of Pongo pygmaeus isolate AG05252 chromosome 20, NHGRI_mPonPyg2-v2.0_pri, whole genome shotgun sequence:
- the EDDM13 gene encoding epididymal protein 13 gives MAAWNSTLWACSAPLTCLASWTPSPSGWTTSEILGLLSLQVLHEETSGCKEEVKPFSGTTLSRKPLPKRKNMWNFLKCAYMVMTYLFVSYNKGDWCYCHYCNSELDIRNDPCCSF, from the exons ATGGCTGCTTGGAACTCCACACTCTGGGCCTGTTCTGCTCCCCTGACCTGTCTTGCTTCCTGGACCCCATCTCCTTCTGGATGGACAACATCAGAGATCCTAG GGTTGCTGAGCCTCCAAGTACTGCATG aagaaacaaGTGGCTGCAAGGAGGAAG TTAAACCCTTCTCAGGCACCACCCTATCCAGGAAACCACTCCCCAAGAGGAAGAACATGTGGAACTTCCTGAAATGCGCCTACATGGTGATGACCTACCTCTTCGTATCCTACAACAAAGGGGACTGG TGTTACTGCCACTACTGTAACTCGGAACTGGACATCAG gAATGATCCCTGCTGTTCTTTCTAG